The Staphylococcus simiae genome includes the window AGCAAGAATGCCATGTTATTGCGACGAATTATGTGAAGAGGCATGTTAATGATACATTTTATTTGAAGGATGTTAAATATACTGACAAGGCATCTAATTATATCTATTCAAATGGGAATAAAGCAGACAATAAAGCAATTAAAGTAACGCATCAGGGCATATTACAAAGTAAATAGTGTATAAAAAGGTTGATAAGTTTAAATTACTTATTGGCCTTTTTAGTTCTATCAAGCGAAGTGTTTATTAAATATTGTTAGTAGTGCTAAAATAATGATGACTTAATAACTAGTGGAGGTGATAAAATGGCGAAGCATAAAAAGACAAATGCAATGCGTATGTTAGATAGAGCCAAAATCAATTATCAAGTTAACACGTTTGAAGTACCTGAACACCATATTAGCGGTGAAGAAATTGCTAAACTTGTCAATGCCAATGAAACTGAAGTGTATAAAACACTTGTATTAGAAAATCAAGAACATGACCATTTTGTCTTTGTAATACCAGTTAATAAAAACTTAGATATGAAAGAAGCGGCTCATGTAGTCAATGAAAAGAAATTACATTTAATGCCATTAGACGATTTAAAAGCTGTGAC containing:
- the ybaK gene encoding Cys-tRNA(Pro) deacylase, which produces MAKHKKTNAMRMLDRAKINYQVNTFEVPEHHISGEEIAKLVNANETEVYKTLVLENQEHDHFVFVIPVNKNLDMKEAAHVVNEKKLHLMPLDDLKAVTGYVRGGCSPIGMKHLFPTVLDKSIENIDKVNVSGGQRGMQIIIGVNDLIQITNATVANVIHE